One Cellulomonas sp. NS3 genomic region harbors:
- the chvE gene encoding multiple monosaccharide ABC transporter substrate-binding protein, translating to MTTHAHARTAARRRTLWCAAGLTTLALALTGCGAVGSTGAVDVPLVGVAMPTTTSDRWIGDGENVQDQLEALGYGVDLQYAENDVPTQVEQLSAMIAAGADALVVGSIDGVALKDVLADAAAADIPVIAYDRLIRESPDVDYYATFDNQRVGVQQATTLLQGIGVLDAGGQPTGAPGPFVVELFAGSADDNNATVFYEGAMSVLQPYLDAGTLVVPSGQTDFAAIETPAWDPKNATARMQELLPAYTGTGVTLDGVLSPYDGLSRAILESLRGIGYGTDAQPFPTVTGQDAEVDSARSIVAGEQYATVYKDTRQLAEVAVAMVHALLEGAEPETNDVTSYDNGVKVVPSYLLTPQVVTRENYEAVLVDGGYYTAQELS from the coding sequence ATGACCACGCACGCACACGCACGCACCGCAGCCCGCCGCCGCACGCTCTGGTGCGCCGCGGGCCTGACCACGCTCGCGCTCGCCCTCACCGGCTGCGGCGCGGTGGGCTCGACGGGCGCCGTCGACGTCCCGCTCGTCGGGGTCGCGATGCCCACGACGACGTCGGACCGCTGGATCGGGGACGGCGAGAACGTCCAGGACCAGCTCGAGGCGCTCGGGTACGGCGTCGACCTGCAGTACGCGGAGAACGACGTGCCGACGCAGGTCGAGCAGCTCTCCGCGATGATCGCCGCGGGCGCGGACGCGCTCGTCGTCGGCTCGATCGACGGTGTCGCCCTCAAGGACGTGCTCGCGGACGCGGCCGCCGCGGACATCCCGGTCATCGCCTACGACCGCCTGATCCGCGAGTCGCCCGACGTCGACTACTACGCGACGTTCGACAACCAGCGCGTCGGCGTGCAGCAGGCCACGACCCTGCTGCAGGGCATCGGGGTGCTCGACGCGGGGGGCCAGCCCACGGGTGCGCCCGGGCCGTTCGTCGTCGAGCTCTTCGCGGGCTCGGCCGACGACAACAACGCGACCGTCTTCTACGAGGGCGCGATGTCGGTGCTGCAGCCCTACCTCGACGCCGGCACGCTCGTCGTGCCCTCGGGGCAGACGGACTTCGCGGCGATCGAGACGCCGGCGTGGGACCCGAAGAACGCCACGGCGCGCATGCAGGAGCTGCTGCCCGCGTACACGGGCACGGGCGTGACGCTCGACGGCGTGCTGTCGCCCTACGACGGCCTCAGCCGCGCGATCCTCGAGTCGCTGCGCGGCATCGGCTACGGCACCGACGCGCAGCCCTTCCCGACGGTGACCGGCCAGGACGCCGAGGTCGACTCGGCGCGGTCGATCGTGGCGGGGGAGCAGTACGCGACGGTCTACAAGGACACCCGCCAGCTCGCCGAGGTCGCCGTCGCCATGGTGCACGCGCTGCTCGAGGGTGCCGAGCCCGAGACCAACGACGTCACGTCCTACGACAACGGCGTGAAGGTCGTCCCGTCCTACCTGCTGACCCCGCAGGTCGTGACGCGCGAGAACTACGAGGCCGTCCTGGTGGACGGCGGCTACTACACGGCGCAGGAGCTGAGCTGA
- a CDS encoding methyl-accepting chemotaxis protein: protein MSTTTRDARSLLRRGADLLARRESAGLVPGAGAPAPAAPGDGGTTGSDGGPGRAHGVLAVVRDRSVRTKILTSILLLAAVAAVSGGAAVVTMQGITARTAELARLQETLVASRAEVQKSVTTARLIVAQLAAFEKEQLQDEWLARQKENDAALQAAIADLDAVGGGGETWENFKIAYAQWIKVRDVQLVPAALENDTPYYSSLVQNVSQPLIDRLEATLEALDQDTTTYFTSVAAEAEQQSRRAVAALVLTLGTALVVVVTLGYQTAMSIRRAAREVQASLEAMAGGDFTVPAPVRSRDELGRMAEALGVAQAAVRETLVGVVEIASTVAGAAHELAAANAQVAASSEETSAQAGVVAAAAEEVNRNVHVVAAGAEEMGASISEIAQNANQAAKVATDATGVAETTTQTVARLGVSSSEIGDVVKVITSIAAQTNLLALNATIEAARAGEAGKGFAVVAGEVKELARETALATEDITKRVEAIQVDTRQAVAAIEEITHIIASINDYQLTIASSVEEQTATTTEMSRGVQEAAAGSGEIAANVTGVASAAETSSRVLAQMSDSVVELARLSEELRGRTAAFTY from the coding sequence ATGAGCACGACGACTCGGGACGCGCGGTCGCTGCTGCGCCGCGGCGCCGACCTGCTCGCCCGGCGTGAGAGCGCCGGCCTCGTCCCGGGTGCCGGCGCGCCGGCTCCCGCCGCGCCGGGCGACGGCGGGACGACGGGCTCCGACGGCGGCCCCGGGCGTGCCCACGGCGTGCTCGCGGTCGTGCGCGACCGCTCGGTGCGGACCAAGATCCTCACGTCGATCCTGCTGCTCGCCGCCGTCGCGGCGGTCTCGGGCGGCGCGGCCGTGGTGACGATGCAGGGCATCACCGCCCGCACCGCCGAGCTCGCCCGCCTCCAGGAGACGCTCGTCGCGAGCCGTGCCGAGGTCCAGAAGAGCGTCACGACGGCGCGGCTCATCGTCGCGCAGCTCGCGGCGTTCGAGAAGGAGCAGCTGCAGGACGAGTGGCTGGCGCGCCAGAAGGAGAACGACGCCGCGCTGCAGGCCGCGATCGCCGACCTCGACGCCGTGGGCGGCGGCGGCGAGACGTGGGAGAACTTCAAGATCGCCTACGCGCAGTGGATCAAGGTGCGCGACGTCCAGCTCGTGCCGGCCGCGCTGGAGAACGACACCCCGTACTACTCGAGCCTCGTGCAGAACGTGAGCCAGCCGCTCATCGACCGGCTCGAGGCGACGCTCGAGGCGCTCGACCAGGACACCACCACATACTTCACGTCGGTGGCCGCGGAGGCCGAGCAGCAGTCCCGGCGGGCTGTCGCGGCGCTGGTGCTGACGCTCGGGACGGCGCTCGTCGTGGTCGTCACTCTCGGGTACCAGACCGCGATGTCGATCCGGCGGGCCGCGCGCGAGGTGCAGGCGTCGCTCGAGGCGATGGCGGGCGGCGACTTCACGGTCCCGGCCCCCGTGCGCAGCCGCGACGAGCTCGGGCGCATGGCGGAGGCGCTCGGCGTCGCGCAGGCGGCGGTCCGCGAGACCCTCGTCGGCGTCGTCGAGATCGCGAGCACCGTCGCGGGCGCGGCCCACGAGCTCGCCGCCGCGAACGCGCAGGTCGCCGCGAGCTCCGAGGAGACCTCCGCGCAGGCCGGCGTGGTCGCGGCCGCGGCCGAGGAGGTCAACCGCAACGTGCACGTCGTCGCGGCGGGCGCCGAGGAGATGGGCGCGTCGATCAGCGAGATCGCGCAGAACGCGAACCAGGCGGCCAAGGTCGCGACGGACGCGACGGGCGTCGCCGAGACGACCACGCAGACCGTCGCGCGGCTCGGGGTCTCGTCGTCGGAGATCGGCGACGTCGTCAAGGTGATCACGAGCATCGCCGCGCAGACCAACCTGCTCGCGCTGAACGCGACCATCGAGGCCGCGCGCGCCGGCGAGGCCGGCAAGGGCTTCGCGGTCGTCGCGGGCGAGGTCAAGGAGCTCGCGCGCGAGACGGCCCTGGCGACCGAGGACATCACGAAGCGCGTCGAGGCCATCCAGGTGGACACGCGCCAGGCGGTCGCGGCGATCGAGGAGATCACCCACATCATCGCCTCCATCAACGATTACCAGCTGACGATCGCCTCCTCCGTGGAGGAGCAGACGGCGACGACGACCGAGATGTCGCGCGGGGTCCAGGAGGCCGCCGCGGGCTCCGGGGAGATCGCCGCGAACGTCACGGGCGTCGCGTCGGCCGCCGAGACCAGCTCGCGCGTGCTCGCGCAGATGAGCGACTCGGTCGTCGAGCTCGCGCGGCTCTCCGAGGAGCTGCGCGGCCGCACGGCCGCCTTCACGTACTGA
- a CDS encoding chemotaxis protein CheW, with product MQYVTFTLGGSLYGVDVTRVQEALRSHVRTRVPLAPVGTAGLVNLRGQVVLTIDLRPRLGLEPLADDAEPMMVVVQVAGEPISLLVDEIGDVVEVGPERFEQPPDTLDAELRELILGAYKLEGDLLLVLDVDAATAT from the coding sequence GTGCAGTACGTGACCTTCACGCTCGGCGGGAGCCTGTACGGGGTCGACGTGACCCGGGTCCAGGAGGCGCTGCGCTCGCACGTGCGCACGCGCGTCCCGCTGGCCCCGGTCGGCACCGCCGGCCTCGTGAACCTCCGGGGCCAGGTGGTCCTGACGATCGACCTGCGGCCCCGGCTCGGCCTCGAGCCGCTCGCCGACGACGCGGAGCCGATGATGGTCGTCGTCCAGGTGGCCGGCGAGCCGATCAGCCTGCTGGTCGACGAGATCGGCGACGTCGTCGAGGTCGGCCCGGAGCGGTTCGAGCAGCCGCCCGACACCCTCGACGCGGAGCTGCGCGAGCTGATCCTCGGGGCGTACAAGCTCGAGGGCGACCTCCTGCTCGTCCTCGACGTCGACGCGGCGACCGCCACCTGA
- a CDS encoding chemotaxis protein CheA has translation MDDIVREFLVESHENLDQLDQDLVALEESPGSRELLGSVFRTIHTIKGTAGFLAYGRLERVTHAGENLLVELRDGKRSMDQATTDVLLRLVDVVREILTAIAADSTEGAVDIDGVLDAVGRLQAGRDASESPETVAAAVPSDDVIGATTPPATDAASTAPDEAPAAKPAVRAADPSRVIVPRSARAAAASGTEPTAAVETATQQATAPEQPAPVAAAPAPAVAPAAPTAPAPAAPAAPTSASTSSETSIRVDVELLDALMRQVGELVLSRNQISRLAGDRSDVDLVRSAQRLNLIAGELQEGVMKTRMQPIDHVWSKMPRVVRDLAAACDREVQLEMVGRDTELDRGLLEAVKDPLTHLVRNAVDHGIESPVERVAAGKSARGLLTLRAYHAGGQVVVEVADDGRGIDTEKVAAKAVQRGLRTPEQVMLMTPPELMQLLFLPGFSTAEAVTNVSGRGVGMDVVRTKIEAIGGTVDVDSTLGEGTVWRLRIPLTLAIMPALTVVCGGDLFAVPQVSLLELVALDGQRAGAGIERIQNAAVYRLRGELLPLVSLADVLGIPVEPGSSTVIAVVQADHQRFGLLVDRVLNTEEIVVKALSARLKAIGIYAGATVLGDGAVALILDVQAIARRALVAEGEQHARERRGAVQEVTERVVEQLLVAGIGGGRRVAMPLASVARLEHVRIDQVELVGGREVIQYRGTILPLARLDRVLGVFDSARKDELLLVVYTRAGRSVGLVVDEIVDIIDDDVSRHSDIEDAGLTGSTVLHERVTELLDVRAAVMAADPAFYDVVVPQQRRASELETAGV, from the coding sequence ATGGACGACATCGTCCGTGAGTTCCTGGTCGAGAGTCACGAGAACCTCGACCAGCTGGACCAGGACCTGGTGGCCCTCGAGGAGTCCCCGGGGTCGCGCGAGCTCCTCGGCAGCGTGTTCCGCACGATCCACACGATCAAGGGCACCGCGGGCTTCCTCGCCTACGGCCGGCTCGAGCGCGTGACCCACGCGGGGGAGAACCTCCTCGTGGAGCTCCGCGACGGCAAGCGCTCGATGGACCAGGCGACGACCGACGTCCTGCTGCGCCTCGTCGACGTCGTGCGCGAGATCCTCACCGCGATCGCCGCGGACAGCACCGAGGGCGCGGTCGACATCGACGGCGTGCTCGACGCGGTCGGCCGCCTGCAGGCCGGGCGCGACGCGTCCGAGTCTCCGGAGACCGTGGCCGCCGCAGTGCCGTCGGACGACGTCATCGGCGCTACGACGCCCCCCGCGACCGACGCCGCGAGCACCGCGCCCGACGAGGCGCCCGCCGCGAAGCCGGCCGTGCGCGCCGCCGACCCGTCGCGCGTGATCGTCCCCCGGTCGGCGCGTGCCGCGGCCGCCTCGGGCACGGAGCCGACCGCTGCGGTCGAGACCGCCACCCAGCAGGCCACGGCGCCCGAGCAGCCCGCGCCGGTCGCCGCCGCCCCGGCCCCGGCGGTCGCGCCCGCAGCGCCCACCGCCCCGGCCCCCGCCGCACCGGCCGCGCCCACGTCGGCGTCCACGAGCTCCGAGACCTCGATCCGCGTCGACGTCGAGCTGCTCGACGCCCTCATGCGCCAGGTCGGCGAGCTCGTGCTCTCGCGCAACCAGATCAGCCGGCTCGCGGGCGACCGCTCCGACGTCGACCTGGTCCGCTCCGCGCAGCGCCTCAACCTCATCGCGGGCGAGCTGCAGGAGGGGGTCATGAAGACCCGCATGCAGCCCATCGACCACGTGTGGTCGAAGATGCCGCGCGTCGTGCGCGACCTCGCCGCCGCGTGCGACCGCGAGGTCCAGCTCGAGATGGTCGGCCGGGACACCGAGCTCGACCGCGGGCTGCTCGAGGCCGTCAAGGACCCGCTCACGCACCTCGTGCGCAACGCCGTCGACCACGGGATCGAGTCGCCCGTCGAGCGCGTCGCCGCGGGCAAGTCCGCGCGCGGCCTGCTGACGCTCCGCGCGTACCACGCGGGCGGTCAGGTCGTCGTCGAGGTGGCCGACGACGGCCGCGGGATCGACACCGAGAAGGTCGCCGCGAAGGCCGTCCAGCGCGGCCTGCGCACGCCCGAGCAGGTCATGCTCATGACCCCGCCCGAGCTCATGCAGCTGCTGTTCCTCCCGGGCTTCTCGACGGCCGAGGCCGTCACCAACGTCTCCGGCCGCGGGGTCGGCATGGACGTCGTGCGGACCAAGATCGAGGCGATCGGCGGGACCGTCGACGTCGACTCGACGCTCGGCGAGGGGACGGTCTGGCGCCTGCGCATCCCGCTGACGCTCGCGATCATGCCCGCGCTCACCGTCGTGTGCGGCGGCGACCTGTTCGCCGTCCCGCAGGTCAGCCTGCTCGAGCTCGTGGCCCTCGACGGCCAGCGGGCCGGCGCCGGGATCGAGCGCATCCAGAACGCCGCGGTGTACCGGCTGCGCGGCGAGCTGCTGCCGCTGGTGTCGCTCGCGGACGTGCTCGGCATCCCGGTCGAGCCGGGGTCCTCGACCGTCATCGCGGTCGTCCAGGCCGACCACCAGCGCTTCGGGCTCCTGGTCGACCGGGTCCTCAACACCGAGGAGATCGTCGTCAAGGCGCTCTCGGCGCGGCTCAAGGCGATCGGCATCTACGCGGGCGCCACGGTGCTCGGCGACGGTGCGGTCGCGCTGATCCTCGACGTCCAGGCGATCGCGCGGCGCGCGCTCGTCGCGGAGGGGGAGCAGCACGCACGCGAGCGCCGCGGCGCGGTGCAGGAGGTCACGGAGCGCGTCGTCGAGCAGCTGCTCGTCGCGGGGATCGGGGGCGGGCGCCGCGTGGCGATGCCGCTCGCGTCCGTCGCGCGGCTCGAGCACGTGCGCATCGACCAGGTCGAGCTCGTCGGCGGCCGCGAGGTCATCCAGTACCGCGGGACGATCCTGCCGCTCGCACGCCTCGACCGGGTGCTCGGGGTGTTCGACAGCGCCCGCAAGGACGAGCTCCTGCTCGTCGTGTACACGCGGGCGGGCCGCAGCGTCGGGCTCGTGGTCGACGAGATCGTCGACATCATCGACGACGACGTCTCGCGTCACAGCGACATCGAGGACGCGGGCCTGACCGGCTCGACGGTCCTGCACGAGCGCGTGACCGAGCTGCTCGACGTCCGGGCCGCGGTCATGGCCGCCGACCCGGCGTTCTACGACGTCGTCGTGCCGCAGCAGCGGCGCGCGTCCGAGCTCGAGACGGCAGGGGTGTGA
- a CDS encoding endo-1,4-beta-xylanase, whose product MRTTPRRAGLARRGLIAAGLTLATALAGLVVTAPAQSAASTLAAAAQQSGRYFGTAIAANRLSDSTYATIANREFDMITAENEMKMDATEPSQNQFSYASGDRILNWALQNNKRVRGHALAWHSQQPGWMQNMSGTQLRTAMLNHVTQVATHYKGKIYAWDVVNEAFADGSSGARRDSNLQRTGNDWIEAAFRAARAADPAAKLCYNDYNTDDWTHAKTQAVYNLVKDFKARGVPIDCVGLQSHFNPQSPVPANYQTTLSSFAALGVDVQITELDIEGSGSQQAENYRRVVNACLAVTRCTGITVWGVRDTDSWRASGTPLLFDGSGNKKAAYTATLDALNGGDPVDPTPDPTPTTPGPTPTTPQPTGGTGSCTVVYAAPSQWQSGFTANVRITNNGQAVDGWTLSWTFPGNQRVTNAWNTVVTQNGAQVTARNAGYNAQIPAGGTVELGFNGSYSGTNQAPASFALNGTTCTG is encoded by the coding sequence ATGAGGACGACTCCACGACGCGCCGGGCTCGCCCGGCGCGGACTCATCGCGGCGGGCCTGACGCTCGCCACGGCGCTCGCCGGTCTGGTGGTGACGGCCCCCGCGCAGTCGGCGGCGAGCACCCTGGCCGCCGCGGCGCAGCAGAGCGGCCGGTACTTCGGGACGGCGATCGCGGCGAACCGGCTGAGCGACTCGACGTACGCGACGATCGCGAACCGTGAGTTCGACATGATCACGGCCGAGAACGAGATGAAGATGGACGCGACCGAGCCGTCGCAGAACCAGTTCAGCTACGCGAGCGGCGACCGGATCCTCAACTGGGCGCTGCAGAACAACAAGCGGGTCCGCGGGCACGCGCTGGCGTGGCACTCCCAGCAGCCGGGCTGGATGCAGAACATGTCCGGCACCCAGCTGCGCACCGCCATGCTGAACCACGTGACCCAGGTCGCGACGCACTACAAGGGCAAGATCTACGCCTGGGACGTCGTGAACGAGGCCTTCGCCGACGGCTCGTCGGGCGCGCGTCGCGACTCCAACCTGCAGCGCACGGGCAACGACTGGATCGAGGCCGCGTTCCGCGCCGCCCGGGCCGCCGACCCCGCCGCCAAGCTCTGCTACAACGACTACAACACCGACGACTGGACGCACGCCAAGACCCAGGCGGTCTACAACCTGGTCAAGGACTTCAAGGCCCGCGGCGTGCCGATCGACTGCGTCGGTCTGCAGTCGCACTTCAACCCGCAGAGCCCCGTCCCGGCCAACTACCAGACGACCCTGTCGTCCTTCGCCGCGCTCGGCGTGGACGTGCAGATCACCGAGCTCGACATCGAGGGCTCGGGCTCGCAGCAGGCCGAGAACTACCGCCGCGTCGTCAACGCCTGCCTCGCGGTCACCCGCTGCACCGGCATCACCGTCTGGGGGGTCCGCGACACCGACTCCTGGCGCGCGTCGGGCACCCCGCTGCTGTTCGACGGGTCCGGCAACAAGAAGGCCGCCTACACAGCGACGCTCGACGCGCTCAACGGCGGCGACCCGGTCGACCCGACGCCCGACCCCACCCCGACGACGCCCGGCCCGACCCCGACGACGCCCCAGCCCACGGGCGGGACCGGGTCCTGCACGGTCGTCTACGCCGCGCCGAGCCAGTGGCAGAGCGGGTTCACCGCGAACGTCCGCATCACCAACAACGGCCAGGCCGTCGACGGCTGGACGCTGAGCTGGACGTTCCCGGGCAACCAGAGGGTGACGAACGCCTGGAACACCGTGGTGACGCAGAACGGCGCCCAGGTGACCGCACGCAACGCCGGCTACAACGCGCAGATCCCGGCGGGCGGCACCGTCGAGCTCGGCTTCAACGGCTCGTACAGCGGGACCAACCAGGCACCGGCGAGCTTCGCGCTCAACGGCACCACCTGTACCGGGTGA
- a CDS encoding non-reducing end alpha-L-arabinofuranosidase family hydrolase, translated as MRSTARHVRRAVVAAGLTLATAAAGLVLTTPPPSAATARTAPAALTTGCSVTYTAPSQWQTGFTASVRVTNHGPAVDGWALTWTFPGNQSVTNAWNAVVSQSGARVTARNAHYNARLATGGTVELGFNGSSTGSNPAPTAFALDGTPCTGPGPVVTPTPTPTATPTATPTPTAAPTPTPTASTPPHALPSSFRWSSTGAIISPERDASHDPVAIKDPSVVYAEGRWHLFASVVENGGYNLAYTSFADWSQASSAPHHYLDRSAIGAGYRAAPQVFWFEPHGLWYLVYQTGAGGSYSTTRTISDPSSWSAPRNFYAEQPRIIRENIGDGYWVDFWTVCDTATCYLFSSDDNGHLYRSETPLARFPHGFTNTVIAMEDPNRYRLFEASNVYKVAGQDTWLLVHEAFDTDGKRYFRSWTAPSIEGPWAALADTEANPFARASNVTFPGGAWTRDISHGEMIRSGTDQTMEISACDLRYAYQGMDPASTADYNDLPWRIGLLTQTNAAC; from the coding sequence ATGCGCAGCACAGCACGACACGTCCGGCGCGCGGTGGTCGCCGCCGGCCTGACGCTCGCGACGGCGGCCGCCGGACTCGTCCTGACGACACCGCCACCCTCCGCCGCGACGGCCCGCACTGCGCCGGCCGCGCTGACCACCGGGTGCTCGGTGACCTACACCGCACCCAGCCAGTGGCAGACCGGCTTCACCGCGAGCGTCCGGGTCACGAACCACGGACCCGCCGTCGACGGGTGGGCCCTGACCTGGACCTTCCCTGGCAACCAGAGCGTGACGAACGCCTGGAACGCCGTCGTGTCGCAGAGCGGTGCGCGCGTGACCGCGCGGAACGCGCACTACAACGCGCGCCTGGCGACCGGCGGGACGGTCGAGCTCGGCTTCAACGGCTCGTCCACCGGCAGCAACCCGGCACCCACCGCGTTCGCGCTCGACGGCACGCCGTGCACCGGGCCGGGCCCGGTCGTCACCCCGACGCCGACACCCACGGCCACCCCGACCGCGACCCCGACACCCACGGCCGCCCCCACCCCCACGCCGACCGCCAGCACCCCGCCGCACGCTCTGCCGTCGAGCTTCCGCTGGTCGTCGACGGGCGCGATCATCTCCCCGGAGCGGGACGCGTCGCACGACCCGGTCGCGATCAAGGACCCGTCGGTCGTCTACGCCGAGGGCCGGTGGCACCTGTTCGCGTCGGTCGTCGAGAACGGCGGCTACAACCTGGCCTACACGAGCTTCGCCGACTGGTCGCAGGCGTCGTCGGCCCCCCACCACTACCTCGACCGCTCGGCGATCGGCGCCGGCTACCGGGCGGCCCCGCAGGTGTTCTGGTTCGAGCCGCACGGGCTCTGGTACCTCGTCTACCAGACCGGCGCCGGCGGCTCGTACTCGACGACCCGCACGATCTCGGACCCGTCCTCGTGGTCCGCCCCGAGGAACTTCTACGCCGAGCAGCCCCGGATCATCCGGGAGAACATCGGCGACGGCTACTGGGTCGACTTCTGGACGGTCTGCGACACGGCGACGTGCTACCTGTTCTCGTCCGACGACAACGGCCACCTGTACCGCTCGGAGACGCCGCTCGCACGCTTCCCGCACGGGTTCACGAACACGGTGATCGCGATGGAGGACCCGAACCGGTACCGGCTCTTCGAGGCCTCGAACGTCTACAAGGTCGCCGGTCAGGACACCTGGCTCCTGGTGCACGAGGCGTTCGACACGGACGGCAAGCGGTACTTCCGGTCGTGGACCGCGCCGTCGATCGAAGGTCCGTGGGCGGCGCTGGCCGACACCGAGGCGAACCCGTTCGCCCGCGCGAGCAACGTGACGTTCCCGGGCGGCGCCTGGACGCGCGACATCAGCCACGGGGAGATGATCCGCTCGGGCACCGACCAGACGATGGAGATCAGCGCCTGCGACCTGCGGTACGCCTACCAGGGGATGGACCCCGCGTCGACGGCCGACTACAACGACCTGCCCTGGCGGATCGGGCTGCTCACGCAGACGAACGCGGCCTGCTGA
- the csrA gene encoding carbon storage regulator CsrA, with translation MLVLSRRVGERLLIGDDIVLTVIEVRSDGVRLGIDAPRSVRVHRAEVIEAVTAANVEASAVTDADAEALQKLVPRPPAAGARPPAGPVPAPEAASSAEPHAGTERAE, from the coding sequence ATGCTGGTCCTGAGCCGTCGCGTCGGCGAACGCCTCCTCATCGGGGACGACATCGTCCTGACGGTGATCGAGGTGCGCAGCGACGGCGTGCGCCTCGGCATCGACGCCCCCCGCTCGGTGCGCGTGCACCGCGCCGAGGTGATCGAGGCCGTCACCGCCGCGAACGTCGAGGCCAGCGCGGTCACCGACGCCGACGCGGAGGCGCTGCAGAAGCTCGTGCCGCGCCCGCCCGCTGCGGGCGCACGTCCGCCGGCCGGCCCCGTCCCGGCCCCCGAGGCCGCGTCGAGCGCCGAGCCGCACGCGGGCACCGAACGCGCGGAGTAG